One region of Haloterrigena salifodinae genomic DNA includes:
- a CDS encoding DUF1850 domain-containing protein yields MSRVFRPNVFAALLVAAVLVLIAVATTVPVETVLVVEDVETGERYLTEPVSDGSTVGLEYTHSVEKSRVYDEYRVDDQTLVNTRMEFESYGWGLPARVDVTTADGMLVYEPAEPIAELQSLSVSPGRIAGHTLIVDDRRYDLVAATNASDVRIHVEQRSLIERIL; encoded by the coding sequence ATGAGCCGCGTCTTCCGTCCGAACGTCTTCGCCGCACTCCTCGTGGCAGCAGTACTGGTCCTTATCGCTGTTGCCACGACGGTCCCGGTTGAGACAGTGCTCGTCGTTGAGGACGTCGAGACTGGCGAACGGTACCTTACTGAGCCAGTCTCCGACGGGAGTACTGTGGGTCTCGAGTACACACATAGCGTGGAGAAATCCCGGGTGTACGATGAGTACCGCGTGGATGATCAAACTCTGGTGAACACCCGGATGGAGTTCGAGTCCTACGGCTGGGGACTACCCGCCCGGGTCGACGTCACGACCGCCGATGGGATGCTCGTGTACGAGCCAGCCGAGCCGATCGCGGAACTGCAAAGTCTTTCGGTCTCACCCGGACGGATCGCCGGTCATACGCTGATCGTCGATGATCGACGATACGATCTGGTCGCTGCAACGAACGCCAGCGACGTTCGCATTCACGTCGAACAACGATCGCTAATCGAGAGAATCCTATGA
- a CDS encoding TRAP transporter permease produces the protein MNTNDPSDSDSDGPNDDRDGTNDELTEEVSPEEAEELIDEIERRRSLRGGAAVAVAAIGILFSVFQLFLAARGFSFTIWLPIVDNWEVSLQLLQANAVHVSFALVLTFLLFPASMGDGIVTRNLGRIVPTASRRLGERNPVTRLLARVRATFRWAFLDPGRERVTPFDLLCIVASILSAIYFLTEFSEIQDMRVFGLTFGRPITEVYPFLQPVLGGVPFVSEYSYAMALGVIGVLLVLEATRRTLGLPLMIIVATFILYARWGYLISGATPLLGLLAVPELTWPSIVQNLWYNTENGVFGIPVTVSVSFIYIFILFGAFLEMSGAGQWFIDLAYAATGDRKGGPAKASILASGFMGTISGSSIANTVTTGAFTIPLMKRSGYSPEFSGAVESSASSGGQILPPVMGAAAFLMVQYTATPFADIIILATIPAIVFFFGVWVMVHLKAVEEGIGGVADVDTVSLGAHLKRGWFYLVPIGLLLYYLIIERLSVSRSAWFTLVALVALISLVSAYSKETRERLLGVFAAIIGVELASYVVAGVPVTGLVTGTSGAGVPIGEAVDRVVAGIGWYAMLAGVLTLASRPDIAAPLLNLNPTVQTTADSIGDRTGRDLGDIQLFRLGTFVAKSMDEGARTAVPVVIAVAAAGIIPGVISVTGLGPNLTSLLLALSGGSIVIMLLVTAVSSIILGMGMPTTVTYIILISMLATPLVEFGIPLLAAHLFILYFGVIADITPPVAVAAYAASGVAKSDPFETGVKAFSLSLNKAIVPFAFVLVPGIVLLREKPNADELPIREQYRVVGFSDLAELSYSVPEILVPVIGVFLGVIALGATVIGTLYTGINRAERTGFALSSLLLMAPGLLSASVFDLLGFAGITVSVDALLLDLTLRGIGFALFVVLAAKNRREATSLHETRQATVG, from the coding sequence ATGAACACGAACGATCCATCGGACAGTGATTCCGACGGGCCTAACGACGATCGGGATGGTACAAACGACGAACTGACTGAGGAGGTTTCCCCCGAGGAAGCCGAGGAGTTGATCGATGAAATCGAACGCCGGCGGTCGCTACGGGGGGGTGCCGCGGTGGCTGTCGCGGCGATCGGTATCCTGTTTTCGGTCTTCCAGCTGTTCCTGGCCGCACGCGGCTTCTCGTTCACGATCTGGTTGCCGATCGTCGACAACTGGGAGGTCTCGCTCCAGCTCCTGCAGGCGAACGCGGTCCACGTCTCGTTTGCGCTCGTACTCACGTTCCTGCTATTCCCGGCAAGTATGGGAGATGGGATTGTTACGCGAAACCTAGGCCGGATCGTTCCTACCGCATCCCGCAGACTCGGTGAGCGAAACCCCGTCACGCGCCTGCTTGCGCGTGTGCGGGCCACGTTTCGGTGGGCGTTCCTCGATCCCGGCCGAGAGCGGGTAACGCCGTTCGACCTCCTGTGTATTGTCGCTTCGATACTATCGGCGATCTACTTCCTGACGGAGTTCTCCGAAATTCAGGACATGCGGGTGTTCGGGCTCACGTTTGGGCGGCCGATCACCGAGGTGTACCCGTTCCTCCAGCCCGTCCTTGGGGGCGTTCCGTTCGTTAGCGAGTACTCCTACGCGATGGCACTTGGCGTGATCGGCGTCCTCCTGGTGCTCGAGGCTACCCGCCGGACACTCGGCCTGCCGCTTATGATCATCGTCGCGACGTTCATCCTCTACGCGCGCTGGGGCTACCTCATCAGCGGCGCGACGCCGCTTCTCGGTCTACTCGCGGTCCCTGAGTTGACCTGGCCGAGCATCGTTCAGAACCTCTGGTATAACACCGAAAACGGGGTCTTCGGCATTCCGGTGACGGTGTCGGTGAGCTTTATTTACATCTTTATCCTCTTCGGTGCGTTCTTAGAGATGAGCGGCGCCGGCCAGTGGTTCATCGACCTCGCGTATGCGGCCACTGGAGATCGCAAGGGCGGCCCAGCGAAGGCGAGCATTCTCGCAAGCGGCTTCATGGGGACGATCTCGGGATCGTCAATCGCCAACACAGTCACCACCGGCGCGTTTACCATCCCACTGATGAAGCGCTCGGGATACTCACCGGAGTTCTCCGGTGCGGTAGAGTCCTCGGCATCTTCTGGCGGACAGATCCTGCCGCCAGTGATGGGTGCCGCCGCGTTCCTGATGGTCCAGTACACGGCGACGCCGTTCGCGGATATCATCATCCTCGCGACGATTCCGGCGATCGTCTTCTTCTTCGGTGTCTGGGTAATGGTTCATCTTAAGGCGGTCGAAGAGGGAATCGGCGGCGTCGCGGACGTCGATACCGTCTCGCTTGGGGCACACCTCAAACGGGGGTGGTTCTACCTCGTCCCGATCGGGTTACTGTTGTACTACCTCATCATCGAGCGGCTGTCCGTCTCGCGGTCGGCGTGGTTCACTCTCGTCGCGCTCGTCGCGCTGATCTCGCTCGTCTCGGCGTACAGTAAGGAAACGCGCGAGCGACTCCTCGGGGTTTTCGCGGCCATCATTGGCGTCGAACTGGCGAGTTACGTCGTCGCCGGCGTCCCGGTTACCGGACTCGTCACTGGTACCAGCGGGGCTGGAGTACCCATCGGAGAAGCGGTCGACCGTGTCGTCGCCGGGATTGGCTGGTACGCGATGCTGGCCGGCGTGCTGACATTGGCGTCCCGCCCGGACATCGCCGCGCCGCTGCTCAATCTCAACCCGACGGTCCAGACGACTGCCGACTCGATTGGCGATCGAACCGGCCGCGATCTCGGTGATATCCAACTGTTCCGCCTCGGTACGTTCGTCGCCAAGTCGATGGATGAAGGGGCGCGAACGGCCGTTCCGGTCGTGATAGCCGTCGCAGCCGCCGGCATCATCCCGGGAGTTATCAGCGTTACTGGACTTGGTCCGAATCTCACATCGCTGCTGCTCGCACTGTCGGGTGGGTCGATCGTGATTATGCTGCTCGTGACAGCCGTGTCTAGCATCATCCTCGGAATGGGGATGCCGACGACGGTCACCTACATCATTCTCATCTCGATGCTTGCTACGCCACTTGTCGAGTTCGGTATCCCGCTTCTCGCTGCGCACCTGTTCATCCTCTACTTCGGCGTTATCGCTGACATCACACCCCCAGTTGCTGTCGCCGCCTATGCCGCGAGTGGAGTGGCCAAGTCGGATCCGTTTGAAACGGGCGTGAAAGCGTTCTCGCTGTCGCTGAACAAGGCGATCGTCCCCTTCGCGTTCGTCCTCGTGCCCGGTATCGTGTTGCTTCGTGAGAAGCCCAACGCCGACGAGTTGCCGATCCGCGAGCAGTATCGTGTCGTCGGCTTCAGCGACCTCGCGGAGTTGTCATACTCCGTTCCGGAGATCCTAGTTCCCGTCATTGGCGTTTTCCTCGGGGTGATCGCCTTGGGTGCGACCGTCATCGGGACGTTGTATACAGGCATTAATCGCGCCGAGCGGACTGGATTCGCGCTCAGCTCGTTGCTGCTTATGGCACCGGGGCTGCTTTCAGCATCGGTGTTCGATCTCCTCGGGTTCGCCGGTATCACTGTCTCGGTCGACGCGCTCCTGCTCGATCTCACGCTTCGTGGCATCGGATTCGCGCTGTTCGTTGTCCTCGCGGCGAAAAACCGCCGAGAGGCGACGAGCCTGCACGAGACGAGACAAGCTACCGTGGGATGA
- a CDS encoding AlbA family DNA-binding domain-containing protein, producing MSDYNAPSNFADWSDPLPLSEDLHQVPDGPGIYRILHSDVSGVHYIGNSKTNLQRRVRRLSYELKKDSRPEKTPHFAAPSLWDILNENDGHFLVSWIGMDSEFEEEEIVTAAAGHITLYKLTTGSPPTANFHRYWGGYKFEDTISLGWDDIYGPPSENWLGLNWRGPYEKTEDYGLSPSYPPESGIVLIWDSDQEAILNINVTTNIEKRMGSLLPNVSENQYITFSTVEFSNRERVEIEAYVAGAYYLANSEVTSVDLSLESEYTEEEIKERIRYGEEETTEFKKSLDVGDVNDKRKLKKEFCALANQDGGIILIGVSDNREIVGIDSPQDMEEWISDIISGNFPLNFNNKTFREDIGEWIVGIEVPKAVEKPYSVEDKFYIRNGPNNTKMDGDGIIKWMKERGLYSESKYEP from the coding sequence ATGAGTGACTATAACGCACCGTCGAATTTTGCGGATTGGTCAGACCCTCTGCCACTATCCGAGGACCTTCATCAGGTTCCGGATGGACCTGGAATCTACCGAATTCTCCATTCTGATGTCAGTGGGGTCCATTATATTGGGAATTCAAAAACAAATCTGCAAAGAAGAGTGAGACGATTGAGTTATGAACTAAAGAAGGACTCACGACCAGAGAAAACGCCACACTTTGCCGCACCGTCGTTATGGGATATCTTGAATGAAAACGATGGGCACTTTCTAGTGTCATGGATAGGTATGGATTCTGAATTTGAGGAGGAAGAGATTGTGACAGCAGCAGCGGGTCACATTACTTTGTATAAACTCACAACTGGCAGCCCTCCCACTGCAAATTTTCACCGATATTGGGGCGGATACAAATTTGAGGATACAATTTCACTTGGTTGGGATGACATATACGGACCTCCATCAGAAAATTGGCTAGGATTGAATTGGAGAGGACCATACGAAAAGACCGAAGATTATGGATTGAGTCCAAGCTATCCGCCTGAAAGTGGTATAGTTCTCATTTGGGATAGTGATCAAGAAGCCATATTAAACATCAATGTGACAACAAATATTGAAAAAAGGATGGGGAGTCTGTTGCCAAATGTAAGCGAGAACCAGTATATCACCTTTTCAACTGTAGAGTTTTCTAACAGGGAAAGAGTGGAGATCGAGGCTTACGTTGCGGGTGCATATTATCTTGCTAATTCAGAAGTAACGTCTGTCGATCTGTCATTGGAAAGTGAATATACGGAGGAGGAAATAAAAGAAAGAATTCGTTATGGTGAAGAAGAAACGACTGAGTTCAAAAAATCGCTTGATGTGGGTGATGTGAATGATAAGCGAAAATTGAAGAAAGAGTTCTGTGCATTGGCAAATCAGGATGGTGGTATTATTCTAATTGGAGTAAGCGATAATCGAGAAATAGTCGGAATAGATAGCCCTCAGGATATGGAAGAGTGGATTTCGGATATAATTTCTGGCAACTTCCCACTCAACTTCAATAACAAAACTTTCAGGGAGGATATCGGTGAATGGATTGTAGGGATAGAGGTACCAAAAGCTGTTGAGAAACCATATTCAGTTGAGGATAAGTTCTACATTCGGAACGGACCGAACAATACCAAAATGGATGGTGACGGTATCATTAAATGGATGAAGGAAAGAGGGCTATATTCGGAATCAAAATATGAGCCGTAA